One window from the genome of Cryptomeria japonica chromosome 6, Sugi_1.0, whole genome shotgun sequence encodes:
- the LOC131068721 gene encoding G-type lectin S-receptor-like serine/threonine-protein kinase At2g19130, with amino-acid sequence MSTKNLEMGSDGVLPYLLFSFTLLIIFHHCDECSAYGGDTLSLGASLTGNQTIISKNGTFELGFFSPNGTNNWYIGIRYGKVAEKTIVWVANRERPAKNRPGVLKLSKQGSLDLFDAEGASLWSVNMSNKASRAVILDSGNFEVLSGGNKSEIIWQSFDYPSDTWLPGMKLGGKKKLVCWKNSLDPAPGRFSYQMDPSGTKQIVLRWNDSVQYWESGAWDGKSFSQIPEMWLTGMYNYSVEDTSSGFYLSYTFTPVAGYHMLSRFVVHKSGGLQSYVLIVHNQWSMVWSRPGDQCTVYNVCGAYGTCNSYNVEFCRCVEGFIPRDNRSWSLRDWSSTGCVRQSPLNCDAQKCSTDGFIDSRATLPANDAFSYPATTKKDCEKVCLHNCSCTAYAFNMPSGPCQIWSGDLLNMHNSKSESDSNVFIRVAASSLPKSDPPFFSKVYLVFGIFSAVAFALGISSFLRWQGYRLRLMERSANSSNSFLRVFSYKELKIATRNFRSKLGSGGFGSVFKGSLKDGTLVAVKKLEGSQQDEKQFRAEINSLGSIQHVNLVRLRGFCAEGSERLLVYEYMPNGSLNFLLFSGNSESKRKVLDWRTRFEIALGIAKGLLYLHEECRECIIHNDVKPENILLDNDFIPKLADFGLAKLLYRDFSRVLTTVRGTRGYLAPEWLSGLPITHKVDVYSFGMTFLEIISGRRNVDMSVEDSNKHYFPSWVAAQVYHGKMSNIVKEVAAAVEDADTEEMKRAIVVGLLCIEKDENVRPSMGQVVRMLEGKMEPPTPQIPSNGDVIACKN; translated from the coding sequence ATGAGCACCAAGAATCTGGAAATGGGAAGTGACGGTGTATTACCATATCTGCTCTTCTCTTTTACTCTGCTAATCATATTTCACCACTGTGACGAGTGCAGTGCTTATGGAGGAGATACTCTTTCCTTGGGTGCCTCGTTAACAGGAAATCAGACAATAATTTCAAAGAATGGAACCTTTGAATTGGGATTCTTCAGCCCAAATGGAACCAATAACTGGTACATTGGCATCCGGTATGGCAAAGTGGCAGAGAAGACAATTGTTTGGGTGGCTAACAGAGAAAGACCCGCAAAGAATAGGCCCGGGGTTTTGAAGTTGTCCAAACAAGGTAGTCTAGATCTGTTTGACGCAGAGGGTGCGTCTCTTTGGTCGGTCAACATGTCGAACAAGGCTTCCCGGGCTGTGATATTAGATTCTGGTAATTTTGAAGTGCTGAGCGGTGGCAATAAATCTGAGATTATTTGGCAGAGCTTCGACTATCCTTCCGACACCTGGTTGCCTGGAATGAAGTTGGGCGGAAAGAAAAAGCTAGTCTGTTGGAAGAATTCATTGGATCCAGCTCCTGGCCGTTTTTCTTATCAGATGGATCCTTCAGGGACCAAACAAATAGTGCTAAGATGGAATGATTCTGTACAGTATTGGGAGAGCGGAGCTTGGGACGGTAAAAGTTTCAGTCAAATCCCGGAAATGTGGTTGACAGGGATGTACAATTACAGCGTTGAAGATACTAGTTCTGGTTTCTATCTCAGTTATACATTCACTCCTGTTGCCGGTTACCACATGCTGTCACGTTTCGTTGTACATAAATCTGGTGGATTGCAAAGTTATGTTTTGATTGTCCATAATCAATGGAGCATGGTCTGGTCCCGGCCCGGAGATCAATGCACGGTATATAATGTCTGTGGCGCTTACGGAACCTGCAACTCCTACAATGTTGAGTTTTGCAGGTGCGTGGAAGGCTTCATCCCCAGAGACAATCGCTCCTGGAGTTTGCGAGATTGGTCCTCAACTGGCTGTGTTCGACAGAGCCCGTTAAACTGCGATGCCCAAAAATGCAGCACCGACGGATTCATCGATTCCAGAGCAACGTTGCCTGCTAATGACGCTTTCTCATACCCTGCAACCACAAAGAAAGATTGTGAGAAAGTGTGCCTCCACAACTGCTCCTGCACTGCGTATGCTTTCAATATGCCTTCAGGGCCGTGCCAAATCTGGTCTGGAGATTTGCTAAATATGCACAATTCTAAGTCTGAAAGCGATTCAAATGTCTTTATTCGAGTGGCTGCCTCTTCACTTCCAAAATCTGATCCACCGTTCTTCTCCAAAGTCTACTTAGTGTTTGGTATTTTCAGTGCTGTTGCATTTGCTCTGGGTATCTCGTCATTTTTAAGGTGGCAGGGGTATCGGCTACGATTGATGGAGAGGAGTGCAAATTCCTCTAATTCTTTTCTTAGAGTGTTTAGTTACAAGGAGTTGAAGATTGCAACTAGAAATTTCAGGTCTAAGCTGGGGAGCGGAGGATTCGGGTCAGTGTTCAAAGGATCTCTAAAAGACGGCACGCTTGTAGCCGTAAAGAAATTGGAGGGTTCACAACAAGATGAGAAGCAATTCCGAGCGGAAATCAATTCTCTTGGAAGCATACAACATGTGAATTTGGTCAGGCTTCGAGGATTTTGTGCTGAAGGATCAGAGAGGCTCCTGGTTTACGAGTACATGCCCAACGGCTCTCTGAACTTCTTACTCTTCAGTGGCAACTCTGAAAGTAAACGGAAGGTACTCGACTGGAGGACCCGATTTGAGATCGCGCTAGGCATCGCAAAAGGGTTACTTTATCTCCACGAAGAATGCAGAGAGTGCATCATTCACAACGATGTTAAGCCCGAAAACATTCTCCTGGATAACGACTTTATCCCAAAGTTGGCCGATTTTGGGCTAGCAAAGCTTTTGTATAGAGATTTCAGCCGCGTGCTGACGACTGTAAGAGGAACAAGAGGTTACTTGGCTCCAGAGTGGCTCTCTGGCCTTCCCATAACTCACAAGGTTGACGTCTACAGTTTTGGTATGACATTCTTGGAAATCATTTCGGGCCGAAGAAATGTGGACATGAGCGTGGAAGATTCAAACAAGCATTACTTTCCCTCGTGGGTCGCAGCTCAAGTTTACCATGGTAAAATGAGTAATATTGTGAAGGAGGTTGCTGCAGCTGTAGAGGATGCAGATACAGAAGAGATGAAAAGAGCTATTGTTGTTGGGTTACTGTGCATTGAAAAGGATGAGAATGTGAGACCAAGCATGGGGCAAGTGGTGCGGATGCTGGAAGGGAAGATGGAACCTCCAACTCCGCAGATTCCGAGCAATGGCGACGTCATTGCTTGCAAAAATTAA